A portion of the Oreochromis niloticus isolate F11D_XX unplaced genomic scaffold, O_niloticus_UMD_NMBU tig00007008_pilon, whole genome shotgun sequence genome contains these proteins:
- the LOC109200523 gene encoding differentially expressed in FDCP 6 homolog, which translates to MQVKKKEAEQQKKRIRELELTQQQLEVALNMEIQARLEEERARLELERLLQAEDEKRKHFQLLQEQQRTMQNLSPIQELSDGSPDEDTPSALNSASQELQDLQASRQRSHQRLEEVQERLRNASQHVRHWNIQLNRLMTPITPAERLESRLLSKPTCPKKEGALASNEFITKFKIRVDQNRGDDESLEHQLEAANLSDESFEAQTEVNGQI; encoded by the exons ATGCAGGTGAAGAAAAAGGAGGCTGAACAACAGAAGAAGAGGATCAGGGAGCTGGAGCtgacacagcagcagctggaagTTGCCCTTAATATGGAGATCCAGGCTCggctggaggaggagagggcCAGACTGGAGCTTGAGCG GTTGCTGCAGGCTGAAGATGAAAAGAGGAAACATTTCCAGCTCCTCCAGGAGCAGCAACGTACAATGCAAAACCTCAGCCCCATACAGGAGCTGTCAGATGGCAGTCCCGATGAGGACACCCCCTCAGCCCTCAACTCTGCCTCTCAGGAGCTCCAGGATCTGCAGGCATCTCGCCAAAGAAGCCACCAGCGTCTGGAG GAGGTTCAGGAGAGGCTGAGGAATGCCAGTCAACATGTACGGCACTGGAACATCCAGCTGAACCGACTGATGACCCCCATTACTCCTGCAG AGCGACTGGAAAGCCGGCTGTTATCAAAGCCCACATGCCCTAAAAAGGAGGGCGCGCTGGCCAGTAATGAGTTTATCACTAAGTTTAAGATAAGAGTTGATCAGAATAGAGGCGATGATGAAAGTCTGGAGCATCAGTTGGAGGCTGCCAACCTGTCTGATGAATCGTTCGAGGCCCAGACAGAAGTCAACGGACAAATATGA
- the LOC109200524 gene encoding serine/threonine-protein kinase pim-2-like, giving the protein MVKLASEAEGSVGISAPVSLLEWFDLGKELILVLERPVPAVDLQKYKAENGRTLTEDKAKVILKQLVDAVKELEDKHIFHRDIKGQNILIETGSDVPRVRIIDFGLSCFVKQRSLYRIFYGTPLHIPPEWYIRSCYRCGPTTVWQMGVVLYEALHAHTLVPRGSSQRN; this is encoded by the exons ATGGTTAAACTTGCAAGTGAAGCAGAAGGGTCAGTGGGAATATCTGCACCTGTGTCCTTGCTGGAGTGGTTCGACCTTGGCAAAGAGCTGATCCTGGTGCTGGAGAGACCTGTCCCTGCTGTGGACCTGCAAAAATACAAAGCAGAAAATGGAAGAACTTTAACAGAGGACAAGGCCAAG GTCATTCTGAAGCAACTAGTTGATGCTGTAAAGGAACTTGAGgataaacacatctttcatcggGACATCAAGGGACAAAACATTCTGATTGAGACCGGCTCAGATGTGCCTCGTGTTCGCATCATTGACTTTGGACTGAGCTGCTTTGTTAAACAGCGATCTCTGTATCGCATCTTCTATG gCACTCCTCTTCACATCCCTCCCGAGTGGTACATTAGGAGCTGCTACAGGTGTGGACCCACCACGGTGTGGCAAATGGGAGTGGTGTTGTATGAAGCGCTTCATGCACATACTTTAGTACCGCGAGGTTCCTCACAAAGAAACTGA
- the LOC112845359 gene encoding C-type lectin domain family 17, member A-like, whose amino-acid sequence MADEEVNYASVTFNTKKLSRSQVKKEEETIYDDVKVKHKTTEQTPDTNNFSIDERSGSRRHHYQQLACCLGTFCVILVLGIIAVTVYHRKCNPCQEGWDHVESSCYATNDADSNQWKTWEAARKDCRGKSSDLVVVINEEEMKTVSEKSWKYNENKGYWIGLRVEDGKWKWLDGRNMTNSSWIDQRPSDGHCAISVQNQGFKSVSCNEKNRWICKKKALSV is encoded by the exons ATGGCAGACGAAGAAGTCAACTATGCCTCAGTCACATTCAACACTAAGAAACTATCCCGATCACAAG TtaaaaaagaggaggaaaccATTTATGATGACGTGAAAGTGAAACATAAAACAACGGAACAAACTCCTGACACAAACA ACTTCTCGATTGATGAGAGATCAGGCAGTAGACGTCATCACTATCAGCAGTTGGCCTGTTGTTTGGGcacattttgtgtcattttggTGTTGGGCATCATAGCAGTCACAGTATACC ACAGAAAATGTAACCCTTGTCAGGAGGGATGGGATCATGTTGAGTCCAGCTGCTATGCAACAAATGATGCTGACAGTAATCAATGGAAAACCTGGGAAGCAGCTCGAAAAGACTGCAGAGGAAAGAGTTCAGATTTGGTTGTTGTGATTaatgaagaagaaatg AAAACTGTCAGTGAAAAGAGCTGGAAATATAATGAAAACAAAGGATACTGGATTGGTCTGAGAGTTGAAGATGGGAAATGGAAATGGCTGGATGGAAGAAATATGACTAATAG CTCCTGGATCGACCAGCGTCCTTCTGATGGTCACTGTGCAATCTCTGTTCAAAACCAAGGATTTAAATCAGTGAGCTGTAATGAGAAGAACCGATGGATCTGCAAAAAGAAAGCTTTGTCTGTTTGA